Part of the Desulfovibrio sp. TomC genome is shown below.
CGGCGCATGTCGCCCGCGGGGGCAAACCCTAACAACGAGAATAGGTTATGAATCTTTGTATCGTAGGAACCGGGTACGTTGGTTTGGTGAGCGCCGCCTGCTTCGCCGAGATGGGCAATGATGTCTGCTGCGTGGACGTCAATCCCACCATCGTCGAAAATCTGCGTCAGGGCAAAATCCACATCTACGAACCGGGACTCGATGAACTGGTCAAGCGCAACGTGGCCGAGGGCCGTCTGCGTTTCACCACCAAGGTTGCCGAGGGCATGGAGAACGCGCTGTTCGTGTTCGTCACTGTCGGCACCCCGCCCCGTGAAGACGGATCCTGCGACCTTTCGTTCGTGTATCAGGTGGCCCGCGACATTGGCGCCAACATGAAGGACTATAAGATCGTTGTCGACAAATCCACCGTGCCGGTTGGAACCGCCGACGAAGTGCGCAAGCTCATTGGCGAAGAGCTGAAAAAACGTGAAGAGCTCATTGAATTCGATGTGGTGTCCAATCCGGAGTTTTTGAAGGAAGGCGACGCCATCAACGACTTTTTCAAACCTGACCGCGTTGTCGTCGGCACGGACAACGTGCGCACGGGCGAGCTGTTAAAGGCCTTGTACGCGCCTTATGCCCGCAGCCGCGAAAAGGTCATTGTCATGGGCGTGCGCTCGGCCGAGATGACCAAGTACGCCGCCAACTGCATGCTGGCCACCAAGATTTCGTTTATAAACGAAGTGGCCAACATCTGCGAGCAGGTCGGCGCGGATGTGCGCGACGTGCGCATGGGCATCGGTTCCGACCACCGCATCGGCTACCAGTTCATCTACCCGGGCCTGGGCTACGGCGGCTCCTGCTTCCCCAAGGACGTCAAGGCGCTGATCGACACCGCCCGCAAGATCGGCTTTGAGCCGGAACTGCTGGCCGCTGTGGATGAGGTCAACAAGCGTCAGAAGCATGTGCTGAGCAAAAAGATTGAGGAGTACTTCGCTCCCCAGGGCGGCGTCAAAGGCAAGACCCTGGCCCTGTGGGGCCTGGCTTTCAAGGCCAACACCGACGACGTCCGCGACGCCTCGGCTTTTGAGCTGATTGCCGATCTGACGGCCAAGGGGATGCGCGTGCTGGCCTATGACCCGGTTGCCGGTCCCAACACCCGGGCCCATTTCAAGGGCAACGACCTGCTGACCGTGGTCGAAGAGCAGTACGCGGTACTGGAAAAGGCCGACTGTCTGGCCGTGGTCACGGAATGGAACCAGTTCCGCAACCCGGATTTCGGCCGCATCAAAAAGACCCTCAAGGCCCCGATCATCTTCGACGGCCGTAACCTGTATTCCCCGCAGCTGTTGGCCGACCTCGGTCTGGTCTACTTCTGCATCGGTCGCCCGGCTCCCAAGTTCTAGCCGACGATTGATCCATAACGGATGTAAGAGGGCGGGAAACTGCCCTCTTTTTTTTGTCTGGGGGTGTTGTCAGTTGCACCCTGCCCTGGTCTGGGCGCAGCGGTGCGCACCGCCAGAGAGCGGGCAAGCCCCAATTCCATGCCCGGCAACCCCGTCAGGGACGGGGCACACCAGGAGCCTTGGGCCAGCTCGGAAGGGCACATACGTGGCGGGGACAGGAAGCCGTGAAAGTGGGCTGCCGGCAGGGTGCGGCAGCTGCGACGGACTCAGCCGCCG
Proteins encoded:
- a CDS encoding UDP-glucose dehydrogenase family protein, with product MNLCIVGTGYVGLVSAACFAEMGNDVCCVDVNPTIVENLRQGKIHIYEPGLDELVKRNVAEGRLRFTTKVAEGMENALFVFVTVGTPPREDGSCDLSFVYQVARDIGANMKDYKIVVDKSTVPVGTADEVRKLIGEELKKREELIEFDVVSNPEFLKEGDAINDFFKPDRVVVGTDNVRTGELLKALYAPYARSREKVIVMGVRSAEMTKYAANCMLATKISFINEVANICEQVGADVRDVRMGIGSDHRIGYQFIYPGLGYGGSCFPKDVKALIDTARKIGFEPELLAAVDEVNKRQKHVLSKKIEEYFAPQGGVKGKTLALWGLAFKANTDDVRDASAFELIADLTAKGMRVLAYDPVAGPNTRAHFKGNDLLTVVEEQYAVLEKADCLAVVTEWNQFRNPDFGRIKKTLKAPIIFDGRNLYSPQLLADLGLVYFCIGRPAPKF